The following proteins are encoded in a genomic region of Spirosoma sp. SC4-14:
- a CDS encoding outer membrane lipoprotein-sorting protein, producing MNKFLATTLAAFLAVNTFAQTVDELVDKHVAALGGADKLAGVKTLVIDRSLSVNGMQIPSKTIMVVGKALRSESSVMGNSMIQVVDGGTGWMVRPAMMGGTGDPEDMPAEMVKQQVGQLDPFGALVNYKDKGNKIELVGKEKVDGKDAYHLKVTTKDGEAFDEYLDANTYLLSKLVRNVNGQTGEIAFSDYKPVDGIQFAQTMEIVGGQMGTLTFTTDKVQINAPVDESIFKKGAK from the coding sequence ATGAACAAATTTTTGGCTACCACGCTGGCCGCTTTTTTAGCTGTAAATACCTTCGCTCAAACGGTCGATGAGCTAGTCGACAAACACGTGGCTGCCCTTGGTGGAGCCGACAAACTGGCTGGAGTTAAAACGTTGGTCATTGACCGGTCGCTTTCCGTAAATGGTATGCAGATCCCCAGTAAAACAATAATGGTTGTGGGTAAAGCTTTGCGGTCAGAATCGTCGGTGATGGGAAATTCGATGATTCAGGTTGTCGATGGTGGAACAGGCTGGATGGTTCGCCCGGCAATGATGGGCGGTACCGGCGATCCCGAAGATATGCCTGCCGAAATGGTGAAGCAGCAGGTTGGCCAGCTCGACCCATTTGGTGCACTGGTCAACTATAAAGATAAAGGGAACAAGATCGAACTGGTTGGTAAGGAGAAAGTAGATGGCAAAGACGCTTATCATCTGAAAGTAACGACTAAAGATGGCGAAGCTTTTGATGAATACCTCGATGCCAATACATACTTGCTTAGCAAACTTGTGCGAAATGTTAATGGTCAAACAGGCGAAATTGCCTTTAGTGACTATAAGCCCGTGGATGGAATTCAGTTTGCACAGACAATGGAAATTGTAGGCGGACAGATGGGCACACTGACCTTCACGACCGACAAAGTGCAAATAAATGCTCCTGTCGACGAAAGCATCTTTAAAAAAGGAGCGAAGTAA
- a CDS encoding acetyl-CoA C-acyltransferase, with translation MDAYIVAGYRTAVGKAPRGGLRFTRPDDMAAEVIKHLLNQVPNLDPARVEDLIVGNAVPEAEQGMQIARYIALLSLPKSVPGMTINRYCGSGLEAIAIASAKIHAGLADCIIAGGTESMSLVPVMGWKTALNYEIAKTHPDYYIGMGLTAEQVAQQFKISRDAQDQFAYESHQKALAAQKEGKFADEIVPINVSETYFDAQSGKKKTRQWTVAQDEGPRADTNAQALGKLRPVFAAGGSVTAGNSSQTSDGAAFVVVMSERLVNELNLQPIARMVSYATAGVEPRIMGIGPVAAIPIALQKAGLKQDDIEQIELNEAFAAQSLAVIQELGLDRSKINPNGGAIALGHALGSTGARLSVQLLNEMRRRDQKYGMVSACVGGGQGVAGIFERLN, from the coding sequence ATGGACGCATATATTGTAGCCGGATATCGAACCGCAGTGGGTAAAGCCCCTCGTGGAGGTCTCCGTTTCACCCGCCCCGACGATATGGCGGCTGAAGTTATCAAGCACTTACTAAACCAGGTTCCTAACCTCGACCCCGCCCGCGTTGAAGACCTAATCGTTGGCAACGCCGTACCTGAGGCCGAGCAGGGCATGCAGATTGCCCGGTACATTGCTTTACTTTCGCTCCCCAAGAGTGTACCTGGCATGACCATCAACCGTTACTGCGGCTCAGGACTTGAAGCCATTGCTATTGCATCGGCAAAAATCCATGCCGGTCTGGCCGATTGCATCATTGCCGGTGGCACCGAGTCGATGTCGCTGGTTCCGGTTATGGGCTGGAAAACAGCGCTGAATTACGAAATCGCAAAAACGCACCCAGACTATTATATCGGCATGGGCTTGACTGCCGAACAGGTAGCGCAACAATTTAAGATCAGCCGCGACGCGCAGGACCAGTTTGCTTACGAATCGCATCAAAAAGCGCTGGCGGCTCAAAAAGAAGGTAAATTCGCAGACGAAATCGTTCCGATCAACGTTAGCGAAACCTATTTTGATGCCCAAAGTGGCAAAAAGAAAACGCGCCAGTGGACGGTAGCCCAGGACGAAGGCCCACGGGCCGATACGAACGCCCAAGCACTCGGTAAACTGCGGCCCGTTTTTGCGGCTGGCGGATCGGTAACGGCTGGCAATTCGTCGCAAACGTCCGACGGAGCCGCTTTTGTTGTGGTCATGTCAGAGCGGTTGGTGAACGAATTAAATCTTCAGCCCATTGCTCGTATGGTTTCCTACGCTACCGCAGGTGTAGAACCACGGATTATGGGTATTGGTCCTGTAGCTGCCATTCCTATCGCTTTGCAAAAAGCGGGACTAAAGCAGGACGACATCGAACAAATCGAATTAAATGAGGCTTTTGCCGCTCAGTCGCTGGCCGTCATTCAGGAGTTGGGTCTTGATCGTAGCAAGATTAATCCAAACGGTGGAGCCATTGCCCTCGGGCATGCGCTTGGTTCAACGGGCGCTCGCTTATCGGTTCAACTGTTGAACGAAATGCGCCGTCGCGATCAGAAATACGGTATGGTGTCGGCCTGTGTGGGCGGAGGTCAGGGCGTTGCCGGCATTTTCGAGCGTCTGAATTAA
- a CDS encoding poly(3-hydroxybutyrate) depolymerase, whose translation MQRYLFLLLLLVAAGSAYSQLLTDSVLIEGHQRTFHFLKPARKNATLIFVLHGSGGNGVGIRNGAKKLEDIAPKENLLLVYPDGYKRFWNECRKTANSDANHEDINENAFFGSMISFFEKQYQINPKQVFAIGTSGGGHMAYKLALTMPEKFRAISAIIANLPDTNNLDCPEKRMPIPVLITNGTDDTVNPYNGGEVITGTISLGLVRSTDRTFHYWANLAGYTGQPTEKKLPDTDPTDGRTIEQYTYKQPGKPEVTLLKVIGGKHDYPNDINVYLESWAFFQRQLTQ comes from the coding sequence ATGCAACGTTATTTGTTTCTACTCCTATTGCTGGTTGCAGCCGGGTCTGCATATAGCCAGCTACTAACCGATTCGGTACTAATTGAAGGGCACCAACGGACATTTCATTTTCTGAAGCCAGCGCGAAAAAATGCAACGCTGATTTTTGTCCTACATGGGTCAGGAGGCAACGGCGTGGGCATACGCAACGGAGCAAAAAAACTGGAGGATATTGCGCCGAAGGAAAATCTACTGCTGGTATATCCCGATGGTTACAAACGATTCTGGAACGAATGCCGCAAAACCGCCAATTCAGATGCCAATCATGAAGATATAAACGAAAACGCGTTTTTCGGTAGCATGATCAGCTTCTTTGAAAAACAGTATCAGATCAATCCCAAACAGGTATTTGCCATTGGCACATCGGGCGGAGGGCACATGGCCTATAAACTGGCTTTAACAATGCCCGAAAAGTTTCGGGCTATCTCGGCAATAATCGCCAACCTGCCCGATACCAATAATCTCGACTGTCCCGAAAAGCGGATGCCCATTCCGGTTCTGATTACCAATGGCACCGACGATACAGTGAATCCCTACAATGGTGGTGAAGTTATAACCGGCACAATCAGTTTAGGGCTCGTCCGCTCTACCGATCGAACATTTCACTACTGGGCCAATCTGGCAGGCTATACTGGTCAGCCTACCGAGAAAAAACTGCCTGATACTGACCCTACCGATGGTAGAACCATCGAACAATATACCTATAAGCAGCCAGGAAAGCCCGAAGTTACGTTGCTAAAAGTAATTGGCGGTAAACATGATTACCCCAACGATATAAATGTTTATCTCGAATCGTGGGCGTTCTTTCAACGGCAGCTAACGCAATAA
- a CDS encoding NADH-quinone oxidoreductase subunit J produces the protein MTEVINFFKTLTPTGYLFLVLTAITIFCAIGVVTARNPIYSVLALIATFFCLSGHYILLNAQFLAAVNIIVYAGAIMVLFLFTIMFLNLRKDDEESKTNLTKMASVIVGGLLMVMLITIFRAKSAQVPTVNQMTFSSKTGLVENLGNLLYSDYILPFELTSVLFLVAMVGAVMLGKREAGDRHF, from the coding sequence ATGACTGAAGTTATAAATTTCTTTAAAACACTGACGCCTACCGGCTATCTGTTTCTGGTCTTAACGGCCATTACGATCTTTTGCGCAATTGGCGTTGTAACGGCCCGGAACCCTATCTACAGCGTTCTGGCTTTGATTGCTACGTTTTTCTGCCTGTCGGGACATTATATTTTGCTGAATGCTCAGTTTCTGGCAGCGGTAAATATCATTGTGTATGCAGGAGCCATTATGGTACTTTTCCTGTTTACGATTATGTTCCTGAATCTTCGGAAGGACGATGAAGAATCGAAAACCAATCTGACCAAAATGGCATCAGTAATTGTTGGCGGTTTGCTCATGGTTATGCTGATCACTATTTTCCGGGCTAAAAGTGCACAGGTACCAACCGTCAATCAAATGACGTTTAGTTCTAAAACCGGATTGGTAGAGAATTTAGGAAATCTGCTTTACAGCGATTATATTCTTCCTTTCGAGCTTACGTCGGTCTTGTTTCTGGTGGCAATGGTTGGTGCCGTTATGCTTGGTAAACGCGAAGCAGGCGATCGCCATTTCTGA
- a CDS encoding NADH-quinone oxidoreductase subunit I: MQLTNRSKQVSNKEMTLAEKMYLPAVVGGLAITIRHFFRKKPTIQYPEVKRYLGPVYRGHHVLKRDEQGRERCTACGLCAVACPAEAISMVAAERKKGEENLYREEKYAAVYEINMLRCIFCGLCEEACPKQAVYLRHDRMVPVFQERDEVIYGKDRLVEKMDDRYIRVANSEVKATPTEPSLTRAAT; this comes from the coding sequence ATGCAATTAACTAATCGCTCAAAACAAGTCAGCAACAAGGAAATGACGCTGGCGGAGAAGATGTACCTGCCTGCCGTAGTTGGCGGTCTGGCTATCACGATTCGCCACTTTTTCCGCAAAAAGCCGACGATTCAATACCCAGAAGTAAAGCGGTATTTGGGACCAGTTTATCGGGGCCATCACGTTCTGAAACGCGACGAACAGGGCCGTGAACGTTGTACGGCTTGTGGTTTATGCGCAGTTGCCTGCCCGGCAGAAGCCATTTCGATGGTTGCGGCTGAACGTAAAAAAGGAGAAGAAAACCTGTATCGCGAAGAAAAATACGCTGCTGTTTACGAAATTAACATGCTGCGTTGCATCTTCTGCGGGCTTTGTGAAGAAGCTTGCCCCAAACAGGCCGTTTATCTCCGCCACGATCGTATGGTACCTGTTTTTCAGGAACGCGACGAAGTGATTTATGGAAAAGATCGCCTGGTCGAAAAAATGGATGATCGTTACATTCGTGTAGCCAATTCAGAAGTAAAAGCAACGCCAACCGAACCCAGTCTGACTCGGGCTGCTACCTAG
- the nuoH gene encoding NADH-quinone oxidoreductase subunit NuoH, producing the protein MDLTVLLVKGIIILVIFGITLLIATYSTYAERKVAAFLQDRIGPNRAGPWGLLQPIADAGKMFFKEDFIPSQASKWLFILGPCLAMLTALMSSAVIPFADSIRFAWDKVNYEIPVQGIEINIGVLYIFGVVSLGVYGIMVGGWASNNKFSLLGAIRAASQNISYEIALGLSMIAILMMTGSLSVRAIVNEQASFFEWNIFTQPLGFVIFLTCAFAECNRTPFDLPECETELVGGYHTEYSSMKLGFYLFAEYINMFVSSAFISALYFGGFHYPFMNEVGNALENSLGVVAGHNLATVIQFVVFFAKIFFFIFFFMWVRWTLPRFRYDQLMNLGWKTLIPLSILNVVITGAGLLYNFKYASWLIAIVMIVLAAMSTAKSPKREVVPQ; encoded by the coding sequence ATGGACCTAACCGTATTACTAGTTAAAGGAATCATTATCCTGGTAATTTTTGGGATAACACTCCTGATTGCTACCTATTCGACCTATGCGGAACGTAAGGTAGCGGCTTTTCTGCAGGACCGGATTGGCCCAAACCGTGCCGGACCATGGGGATTGCTGCAGCCAATTGCCGATGCCGGTAAAATGTTTTTCAAAGAAGATTTTATTCCGTCGCAGGCCAGCAAATGGCTGTTTATCCTGGGCCCATGCCTAGCCATGCTCACGGCGCTAATGTCGAGTGCAGTAATTCCATTTGCCGACAGCATCCGATTTGCCTGGGATAAAGTCAATTACGAAATTCCGGTACAGGGTATCGAAATCAACATTGGGGTGCTGTACATTTTTGGCGTTGTGTCGCTAGGCGTATATGGCATTATGGTTGGCGGATGGGCCTCGAATAACAAGTTTTCGTTGCTTGGCGCCATTCGGGCGGCATCGCAGAACATCAGCTATGAAATTGCCCTTGGCCTTTCAATGATTGCCATTCTGATGATGACAGGTTCGCTTTCGGTTCGGGCCATTGTGAATGAACAGGCCAGTTTCTTTGAGTGGAATATTTTCACCCAACCCCTTGGCTTTGTTATCTTCCTAACCTGTGCCTTTGCCGAATGTAACCGTACTCCATTCGATCTGCCCGAATGTGAAACCGAACTGGTTGGTGGCTATCATACCGAGTATAGTTCCATGAAACTGGGATTCTATCTGTTTGCGGAGTACATCAATATGTTTGTGTCGTCGGCATTTATCTCGGCGCTGTATTTTGGCGGATTCCACTACCCCTTTATGAATGAAGTCGGGAATGCGCTCGAAAACTCACTGGGTGTCGTTGCCGGTCATAACCTGGCTACTGTAATTCAGTTTGTGGTTTTCTTTGCCAAAATTTTCTTCTTTATTTTCTTCTTCATGTGGGTTCGGTGGACACTGCCACGGTTTCGCTACGACCAACTGATGAACCTGGGATGGAAAACGTTGATTCCACTTTCGATTCTGAACGTGGTAATAACAGGCGCTGGGCTGCTGTATAATTTCAAATATGCAAGCTGGCTGATTGCTATTGTTATGATTGTACTGGCTGCCATGTCGACGGCAAAATCACCGAAACGGGAAGTAGTGCCGCAATAG
- a CDS encoding 2Fe-2S iron-sulfur cluster-binding protein, whose translation MEDVKPQLLKVTIDGIEVEVEPGTTILQAARKIGPEVAPPAMCYYQPLKGSGGKCRACLVRVAAGSAKDPRPMPKLVASCLTAVQDGMVVENTTNPQVVDARNGIVEFLLLNHPLDCPVCDQAGECDLQNFAFDHGKVTTRYEEDRRTFEKHDLGPYVQLHMTRCILCYRCVFTADQITNKRVHGVLGRGDAAEIGTYIEKAIDNDFSGNVIDVCPVGALTDKTYRFKSRVWFSKPVDAHRDCPTCSGKVTLWERGEEVIRVTARKNEWNEVTEFICNTCRFEKKKTSDWVIEGPTKISRSSVISANKYRGDTIKPSFGQRLAAAEYKPIHDERDTSQLQIQQLPPERFAKVLPSALDPEP comes from the coding sequence ATGGAAGACGTAAAGCCGCAACTCTTGAAAGTCACTATCGACGGAATAGAAGTCGAAGTGGAGCCGGGTACGACCATTTTACAGGCTGCCCGCAAGATTGGCCCCGAGGTGGCTCCTCCGGCCATGTGCTACTATCAGCCATTGAAAGGTAGTGGCGGCAAATGCCGGGCTTGTCTGGTGCGGGTAGCTGCCGGTTCGGCAAAAGACCCGCGGCCAATGCCCAAATTGGTTGCGTCGTGTTTGACGGCCGTTCAGGATGGAATGGTAGTTGAAAATACAACCAACCCGCAGGTAGTTGATGCCCGGAATGGCATTGTCGAATTTCTGCTGCTGAATCACCCGCTCGATTGCCCGGTTTGCGATCAGGCTGGCGAGTGCGATTTGCAGAACTTCGCGTTCGATCACGGAAAAGTTACAACTCGTTACGAAGAAGATCGTCGTACGTTCGAAAAACACGATTTGGGCCCCTATGTGCAATTGCACATGACTCGCTGCATTCTTTGCTATCGTTGCGTATTCACTGCCGATCAGATTACGAACAAGCGGGTTCATGGTGTGCTGGGACGGGGCGATGCCGCCGAAATTGGAACGTATATCGAAAAAGCAATCGACAACGATTTCTCGGGTAACGTTATCGACGTATGCCCGGTTGGCGCGCTGACCGATAAAACATACCGGTTCAAAAGCCGGGTTTGGTTTTCGAAACCAGTGGATGCTCACCGCGATTGTCCAACCTGTTCGGGGAAAGTTACGCTCTGGGAGCGCGGTGAAGAAGTGATTCGTGTAACGGCTCGCAAAAACGAGTGGAATGAGGTTACGGAGTTTATTTGCAACACCTGCCGCTTCGAAAAGAAAAAAACCAGCGACTGGGTCATCGAAGGCCCAACCAAAATTTCGCGGAGTTCGGTTATCTCGGCCAACAAATACCGGGGCGATACGATTAAACCAAGCTTTGGTCAGCGGCTGGCGGCTGCCGAATACAAACCCATTCACGATGAGCGGGATACGTCGCAGCTACAAATTCAGCAGCTTCCACCTGAGCGTTTTGCCAAAGTGCTACCCTCAGCGCTGGACCCCGAACCTTGA
- the nuoF gene encoding NADH-quinone oxidoreductase subunit NuoF, with product MATKILTEHINVPGIETFDVYRKQGGYTAVEKALKTMTPEAIVEEVKKSGVRGRGGAGFPMGMKWSFLAKPEGVPRYLVCNADESEPGTFKDHYLMKTIPHLLIEGMIISSFALGANKSFIYVRGELMYVIHILEKAIAEAKAKGFLGKNILGTGYDLELVVQPGGGAYICGEETALLESLEGKRGNPRNKPPFPAVKGLYQCPTVVNNVESIATTSWIVNNGGDAYAAIGIGRSTGTKLISASGHINKPGVYEIELGVPVEDFIFADEWCGGIRPGHKFKALVAGGSSVPILPANLALTLANGDKRLMSYESLSDGGFATGTMLGSGGFIVFDETSCIVRNTWNFSRFYHHESCGQCSPCREGTGWMEKVLHRIEYGHGHQQDIDLLVDVSKKIEGNTICPLGDAAAWPVASAIRHFRDEFQWHIDHPAEATQPGAVYRGDMALV from the coding sequence CAAGGTGGATATACTGCCGTTGAAAAAGCGCTCAAGACAATGACGCCAGAAGCCATTGTTGAAGAAGTGAAAAAATCGGGCGTTCGGGGCCGGGGTGGGGCCGGTTTCCCAATGGGTATGAAATGGAGTTTTCTGGCCAAACCCGAAGGCGTTCCCCGATACCTTGTCTGCAATGCCGACGAATCGGAACCGGGCACCTTTAAGGATCACTACCTGATGAAAACCATTCCACATTTATTGATCGAGGGAATGATCATTTCATCGTTTGCATTAGGCGCCAACAAATCGTTCATCTACGTTCGGGGCGAACTGATGTATGTGATCCATATCCTTGAAAAAGCCATTGCAGAAGCAAAGGCAAAAGGCTTTTTAGGGAAAAACATTCTGGGCACAGGCTATGATCTCGAACTGGTTGTTCAGCCAGGGGGTGGTGCCTATATCTGCGGTGAAGAAACCGCCCTGCTCGAATCGCTGGAAGGCAAACGCGGAAACCCGCGCAATAAACCACCATTCCCGGCCGTAAAAGGCCTCTACCAGTGCCCTACCGTAGTTAATAACGTCGAATCAATTGCAACTACATCCTGGATTGTTAATAATGGTGGCGATGCTTATGCAGCAATCGGTATTGGCCGTAGCACCGGCACAAAACTGATTTCGGCTTCGGGTCATATTAATAAACCTGGCGTTTACGAAATCGAACTGGGCGTTCCGGTCGAAGATTTCATCTTTGCCGATGAATGGTGTGGCGGAATCCGGCCTGGTCATAAGTTTAAAGCACTTGTAGCAGGCGGATCGTCAGTGCCTATTTTGCCTGCCAATCTGGCGCTTACACTGGCTAATGGAGATAAACGACTTATGTCGTATGAATCGCTGTCAGATGGAGGCTTTGCTACAGGCACGATGCTTGGCTCGGGTGGTTTCATTGTGTTTGACGAAACCTCCTGTATCGTTCGTAATACCTGGAATTTCTCTCGGTTCTACCATCATGAATCATGCGGTCAATGCAGCCCCTGCCGCGAAGGAACCGGCTGGATGGAAAAAGTTCTTCATCGCATCGAGTACGGTCATGGCCATCAGCAGGACATTGACTTGCTGGTCGACGTATCGAAAAAAATTGAAGGAAATACCATCTGTCCTCTGGGCGACGCGGCAGCCTGGCCGGTTGCCAGCGCGATCCGGCATTTCCGCGATGAATTCCAGTGGCACATCGACCATCCGGCCGAAGCAACCCAACCAGGGGCTGTTTATCGGGGCGATATGGCTCTGGTATAA